One Acutalibacter muris DNA window includes the following coding sequences:
- a CDS encoding DUF4368 domain-containing protein, which yields MFNDYYAKDISKKIRAVVKIRGEAGEHIASNPPYGYVKDPQNKKKWIVDEEAAKVVRRIFDLCIAGKGPMQIAKILTASKVLTVTAYNAKQKGWAMPDNLYQWCSKSVTTILERTECTGCTVNFKTYTKSLKFKKRMVNPKEKQRIFEDTQPAIIERGQRERVQELRTNKRRPTKTGKTSIFSGLVYCADCGAKLYYCTCNTYKDDSQNHFVCSNYKSNTGSCQIHYIREVTLYKRVLECIQGTLSYVQLFRDDFTQEMLAQDEASRKAELTQKRKALSGAQKRMEDLDKIIQRLYEDSVLGKLSDLRFQKLSAQYETEQAEIQRLASSLEQEIENETEQIADVGRFLQLADRYSDLQELDASTVNELIDRIVIHSPERIGGRKHVTIEIYFTYVGKIRIPLYKPDIPAGTEKPA from the coding sequence GTGTTCAACGATTATTACGCAAAGGACATCAGCAAGAAAATCCGTGCCGTTGTGAAAATACGCGGGGAGGCCGGGGAACATATTGCCAGCAACCCGCCTTATGGATATGTGAAAGACCCACAGAATAAAAAGAAATGGATTGTGGACGAAGAAGCGGCAAAGGTGGTACGGCGTATCTTTGACCTGTGCATTGCGGGGAAAGGCCCCATGCAGATTGCAAAAATCCTGACAGCGAGCAAGGTGCTGACGGTTACGGCTTATAACGCAAAACAAAAGGGATGGGCAATGCCGGATAACCTGTACCAGTGGTGTTCCAAATCTGTCACCACAATATTGGAGAGAACGGAATGCACTGGCTGTACCGTCAACTTCAAGACCTATACCAAATCCTTGAAATTCAAAAAGCGTATGGTGAATCCGAAAGAAAAACAGCGGATATTTGAGGACACACAGCCGGCAATCATTGAACGCGGGCAGCGGGAACGGGTGCAGGAATTACGGACAAACAAACGCCGACCGACAAAGACAGGGAAAACAAGTATTTTTTCCGGCCTTGTCTATTGTGCCGACTGCGGTGCAAAACTCTATTACTGCACCTGCAATACCTACAAAGATGATTCACAGAATCATTTTGTATGTTCCAATTACAAGAGCAACACAGGTTCCTGCCAGATTCATTATATCCGGGAGGTCACGCTTTATAAGAGGGTTCTGGAATGTATTCAGGGAACGCTGTCCTATGTACAGCTGTTCCGGGATGATTTCACTCAGGAAATGCTGGCGCAGGACGAAGCCAGCCGGAAAGCGGAGCTGACGCAGAAGCGAAAAGCCCTCTCCGGGGCACAGAAGCGTATGGAAGATTTGGACAAGATTATCCAAAGACTTTATGAGGATTCCGTTCTGGGTAAGTTGAGTGACCTCCGTTTTCAAAAACTTTCGGCGCAGTATGAAACGGAACAGGCGGAGATTCAGAGACTTGCTTCCTCATTGGAACAAGAAATTGAAAATGAGACGGAACAGATTGCCGATGTGGGGCGCTTTCTCCAGCTTGCAGACCGGTATTCCGACTTGCAGGAACTTGATGCTTCCACCGTAAATGAGCTGATTGACAGGATCGTAATTCACAGCCCGGAGAGAATCGGCGGGAGAAAGCATGTCACCATTGAAATTTATTTTACTTATGTGGGGAAAATCCGTATTCCGCTTTATAAACCGGATATACCTGCAGGTACAGAAAAACCGGCGTAA